One genomic segment of Vespa velutina chromosome 10, iVesVel2.1, whole genome shotgun sequence includes these proteins:
- the LOC124952109 gene encoding gastrula zinc finger protein XlCGF46.1-like isoform X2: MQTLPCRNVRGKARKNLFLIKIKKEILDEIEDFSANDELVVVEDVENPFEKRITTLTAREQLVCTICRIDFPNEDEFKTHIILHSHCEPFQCGFCSKRFSRSSNLENHLKSHIDFNCNCCSLKFQDESTVRIRRICPKERCFECGIYQKKSSRDRKASYAKKKSFECSICKKNFLRRSGLRAHTIVHTADSPYECNLCPAKFKRSSVLKTHKLTHTDVRRFECDICKHRFHLKGALKHHILAHYGVRPYKCKDCGKRYRRSWGLKVHMYRHTGVKRFECDLCKDRFSVKTKLAKHIYQHTGEKPYKCKFCTRQYDERYLLKSHKCPMNLDTFSKCKIDDHDRSAERILLVL, translated from the exons ATGCAAACATTGCCATGTCGAAACGTTCGTGGGAAAGCTCGAAAAAATCTATTCCTA ATAAAGatcaagaaagagatattGGATGAGATCGAAGATTTCTCAGCAAACGACGAACTCGTCGTCGTAGAAGACGTCGAGAATCCTTTTGAGAAACGCATAACCACTCTTACGGCCAGAGAACAGCTCGTATGTACCATTTGCAGAATCGATTTTCCGAATGAAGATGAATTCAAAACTCACATAATCCTCCACAGTCACTGTGAACCCTTCCAATGCGGCTTCTGCTCTAAGCGATTTTCAAG atcatCGAATTTAGAAAATCACTTGAAGAGTCACATTGACTTCAATTGCAATTGTTGTTCTCTAAAATTCCag GATGAAAGTACCGTACGAATTCGCAGAATATGTCCGAAGGAACGGTGCTTCGAATGTGGAATCTATCAAAAGAAATCTTCGCGCGATCGCAAAGCGAGTTACGCAAAGAAAAAGTCGTTTGAGTGCTCGATTTGCAAGAAGAACTTCTTGAGACGCAGCGGTCTCAGAGCTCATACGATCGTCCACACTGCTGATTCTCCCTACGAGTGTAATCTCTGTCCTGCAAAATTTAAAAGATCCTCCGTTTTAAAGACCCACAAATTGACGCATACCGATGTCAGAAGATTTGAATGCGATATTTGCAAGCatcgttttcatttaaaaGGTGCATTAAAACATCACATACTGGCGCATTACG GCGTAAGACCGTACAAGTGCAAGGATTGCGGTAAGCGTTATAGAAGATCCTGGGGCCTAAAGGTTCACATGTATCGACACACGGGAGTGAAGCGCTTCGAGTGCGATCTCTGCAAGGATCGTTTCAGCGTTAAGACGAAGCTGGCGAAGCACATATATCAACATACGGGAGAAAAACCATACAAATGCAAGTTCTGTACTCGTCAATATGATGAAAGATATCTTCTTAAGAGTCACAAATGTCCGATGAACTTGGATACTTTTTCGAAATGTAAAATCGACGATCATGATCGATCTGCTGAGAGGATTTTGCtcgttttgtaa
- the LOC124952109 gene encoding gastrula zinc finger protein XlCGF46.1-like isoform X1, with protein MQARRSTEEPRMDSFFVDCESSLKDANIAMSKRSWESSKKSIPKNVFNGNDNEDLKISNEDDVKIIETNRVWKICEDIKIKKEILDEIEDFSANDELVVVEDVENPFEKRITTLTAREQLVCTICRIDFPNEDEFKTHIILHSHCEPFQCGFCSKRFSRSSNLENHLKSHIDFNCNCCSLKFQDESTVRIRRICPKERCFECGIYQKKSSRDRKASYAKKKSFECSICKKNFLRRSGLRAHTIVHTADSPYECNLCPAKFKRSSVLKTHKLTHTDVRRFECDICKHRFHLKGALKHHILAHYGVRPYKCKDCGKRYRRSWGLKVHMYRHTGVKRFECDLCKDRFSVKTKLAKHIYQHTGEKPYKCKFCTRQYDERYLLKSHKCPMNLDTFSKCKIDDHDRSAERILLVL; from the exons ATGCAAGCGCGTCGATCGACCGAGGAGCCGAGAatggattctttttttgtcgattGCGAGAGTAGCCTGAAAGATGCAAACATTGCCATGTCGAAACGTTCGTGGGAAAGCTCGAAAAAATCTATTCCTA AAAATGTCTTCAATGGCAATGATAACGAAGATTTGAAAATATCCAATGAAGATGatgtgaaaataatagaaactaATCGAGTTTGGAAAATATGTGAGGAT ATAAAGatcaagaaagagatattGGATGAGATCGAAGATTTCTCAGCAAACGACGAACTCGTCGTCGTAGAAGACGTCGAGAATCCTTTTGAGAAACGCATAACCACTCTTACGGCCAGAGAACAGCTCGTATGTACCATTTGCAGAATCGATTTTCCGAATGAAGATGAATTCAAAACTCACATAATCCTCCACAGTCACTGTGAACCCTTCCAATGCGGCTTCTGCTCTAAGCGATTTTCAAG atcatCGAATTTAGAAAATCACTTGAAGAGTCACATTGACTTCAATTGCAATTGTTGTTCTCTAAAATTCCag GATGAAAGTACCGTACGAATTCGCAGAATATGTCCGAAGGAACGGTGCTTCGAATGTGGAATCTATCAAAAGAAATCTTCGCGCGATCGCAAAGCGAGTTACGCAAAGAAAAAGTCGTTTGAGTGCTCGATTTGCAAGAAGAACTTCTTGAGACGCAGCGGTCTCAGAGCTCATACGATCGTCCACACTGCTGATTCTCCCTACGAGTGTAATCTCTGTCCTGCAAAATTTAAAAGATCCTCCGTTTTAAAGACCCACAAATTGACGCATACCGATGTCAGAAGATTTGAATGCGATATTTGCAAGCatcgttttcatttaaaaGGTGCATTAAAACATCACATACTGGCGCATTACG GCGTAAGACCGTACAAGTGCAAGGATTGCGGTAAGCGTTATAGAAGATCCTGGGGCCTAAAGGTTCACATGTATCGACACACGGGAGTGAAGCGCTTCGAGTGCGATCTCTGCAAGGATCGTTTCAGCGTTAAGACGAAGCTGGCGAAGCACATATATCAACATACGGGAGAAAAACCATACAAATGCAAGTTCTGTACTCGTCAATATGATGAAAGATATCTTCTTAAGAGTCACAAATGTCCGATGAACTTGGATACTTTTTCGAAATGTAAAATCGACGATCATGATCGATCTGCTGAGAGGATTTTGCtcgttttgtaa